A window of Maioricimonas rarisocia genomic DNA:
ATCCAGTCGCAGCAGCAGATCGAATGTCCGCTGCCCGACCAGCACTTCCGAGACGACCTGACCATTCATGGCCGTTTCGATGAAGGCGTTCACGTCGGCGGGCGTCAAGCCGTTCAGCAGCAGCGCATCCCGGTCGAGCTGGATCCGCAGCTGGGGAATGATCACCTGCGGCTCGACCAGCAGGTCGGTGACCCCCGGAATTTCCTGCATCGCCACTTCAAACTTGCGGGCTTCCCGCCGCAGGATGTCGAGGTCGTCTCCGTAGATCTTGATGCCGATCTGCGCCTTCACCCCCGACAGCATGTGCGAAATGAGGTGAGCGATCGGCTGTTCGACCGCCGTGACAATGCCGGGGATGTCCGCCATCGCTTCACGAATCTCTTCGAGTTGTGCCTCCCGCGAGCGTGGCGATTCCGGATCAAGCTCCAGGATGTATTCGCTGTTGCTGACCGGCTCGGCGTGCTCATCCTGCTCGGCCCGCCCCGTCCGCCGGACGAAGCCGGTGATGTCCTCGATCTCCCTCAGCCGGTCCTCAACCGTCCGGTTGATGCTGTTCGACGTCGCCAGCGACGTCCCGGGAGGCAGGATCACATTCAGCTGAACGGAACCTTCGTTGAATGGCGGCAGAAAGTCCCGCTCGAGGTTGAACAGGAACACGCCCGCCAGTCCCACTGCCCCCACAGTCACGGCAAGGTTCAGGCCCGGAAGCGCCAGGCTGAAACGAATCACCTTGTCCGCCACCCATTTCAGTCCGCGAAGAACAAAGCTGTCCCGCTCTTCCCCCTCGGACCGGCCGCGGTTGAGCAGCCAGTACGACAGTACCGGTGTCACGGTCAGCGACACCAGAAGCGACGAGAGAATCGAGACGATGTAGGCGACACCCAGCGGAGCGAACAATCGTCCTTCCATCCCCGTGAGTGCGAACAGCGGGATGAACACCAGAATGACGATCATCGTGCCGAAGACGATGGATTTGCGCACTTCCGTGCTCGCCTGGAAGACCACCAGCAGAGGCGGCTTCGGATTGCCAGCCGCACGGTTCTCCTTCAGACGGCGGAAGATGTTTTCCACATCGACGATGGCATCGTCCACGAGTTCCCCGATCGCGACGGCAAGACCTCCCAGCGTCATCGTATTGATCGACAGCCCGAACATGCGGAACACGATCGCCGTCATCACCAGCGACAGTGGAATCGCCGTGAGCGTGATGAACGTCGTGCGGATGTTCATCAGGAACAGGAACAGCACGATCACCACAAGAATCGCACCGTCCCGCAGCGCCTCGACGACGTTGTCGATGGCCCGGTCGATGAACGATTTCTGTGCATACGTCGGCACGATACGGATGTCGTCCGGCAGCGTGGGGCGCAGTTCCTCGATCGCTTCGAGGACGGCGTCACTCACTTCGCGAGTGTCGGCACCGGGTTGCTTGTTGATCGTCAGGACGACCGCGTCACCGCCGGAGAACGTGCCGTCCTCCTGCCGCAGGAACGCGGCACTGTCTCCCCGCTTGACCTGTGCGTCTTCGACAACGCGGGCAATCTGCTCGAGCGCCACCGGACGGCCGTTGCGGATCGTCACCGTCACTTTCCGCAGGTCCTCGATCGTCTGCACCCGACCGAGTGCCCGCACGAGCAGTTCGTTCGGCCCCTGCTGGTCGAGGTACCCGCCGGCCGCATTTTCGTTACTGTCGATGACGGCATGACGGACCTGCTCGAGCGTCACTCCGTACTGCAGCAGGGCATCAGGATCGACCAGTACCTGGAACTGCTTGCGGCCGCCTCCCATCGTGAACACCTGGGCCACACCGGGAATCGTCAGCAACCGTTGACGCACCACCCAGTCGGCCAGTGTCCGCAGTTCGATCGGCGGCGTTTCGTTCCCCTCACTCCACATGCCCAGCATGAGGATCTGCCCCATGATCGAGGAGACGGGGGCCAGTTGCGGGCGCACGCCGGGCGGCATCCGTTCCTGGACCAGTTGCAGCCGCTCGGTGACGATCTGCCGGTCGGTATAGATATCGGTGCCCCAGTCGAACTCGACGTAGACGACGGAGATCCCGACCCCCGACGAACTGCGCACCGCCTGAACGCCGTTGGCACCGTTGAGGGTCGTTTCGATCGGAAACGTGATAAGCGTCTCGACCTCTTCCGGCGCCAGTCCCGGTGCCTCCGTCATGACGACGACGCGGGGACGGTTCAGGTCGGGGAAGACATCGATGTCCGACTGCGTCGCCTGCCAGGTGCCGTATCCCATCAGGAAGACGGCCAACGCGATGACGAGCAGTCGCTGACGCAGGGCAAATCGGATGACGGCATTCAACATGGCCGGACTTCTCTTTCGCTGTTACGGAGGCAGGACGATCCGGGGTTCAGGGCTGCCAGGTCAATGACTGTGCCCTGCGTGCGGATCGATGGCTCCGCCGGCCTTGTTCTTCAGCGCCATCTGCATCTGATGAGCGCCCCGCATGGCGATCACGTCTCCCGGAAAGATCGAACCATCGTTGGCGATGACGACCGAGTTCCGGTCGCGGTACTTCACATGCACGGCGACGCGATCGAAGTGGCCGCCGTTCTCCTGGAAGACGTAATACTCGGCCCCTTCGTGCGCGACAGCCTCGACCGGAACGACAATCTCGTTCTCCCATTCTTCAACCGGCACATGCAGCTTCAGTCGCTGCCCAGGGCGATACTGCCAGCTGATGAACCGCTGGTCCCGTCGATTCACCTTGTCGCGAATGATTTCGTTCGGCAGGTTGACGTAGAACGCGAGCGTCCGCGAATCGGCATCGACCTCGTTCGACAGGAATGCGATTTCCAGCCCGCCGACCGTTCCTCCACCGTCGGTCGACTCGAACTCGGCCGTCACCGTCCAGTCCTGCTGCTGTGCCCGCGCGATCGCCGCAGCGTCCCGCTCGAACGCCTGGCCCTCGATGTACAGTTCGTCGTAGTCCGCAACGACGCACAGGTCTTCACCTGCCGTCACTGCCTGCCCCCTGTGGACCATCAGTTCCTGCAGCACCAGTGGCGGCATCGAATCCGACGATTCCGTCGCGTCCGCTCCGTTCTGCACGTAGGCAACGGGCTGAATGCGACGGTTGGATAGCTGCAGTTCGCCGTTGTCCGGCTTCTGAGGCTCGGGGACTGCGATATGCAGTTCGCGCAACAGGCGACGGGTCTCTTCGACTTCTTCCACCTGCCGGTCCGAGAGACCGTGCAGTCGCAGTGCCTCTCGCTGGGCCGTCAGCTGTGCCTCGAGCTTCTCCTTGGCGTACTGCCGTTCGAGAATCAGCCGCCCCGGCACTGCTCCGGACTGTGAGACTTCCTTCAGCCGCGCGATCTCGCGCAGTTCGACGTCCAGTTCCCCCAGCGCCTGCAGAAACTCGGTCTGAGTCTGCACGAGGTCCTCGTGTGTCAGGCGGATGTCGAACAGCAGCGTCCCCGGCTGGACCGCTTCCCCCTGGACAGCATGAATCCGGGTGACCAGGCCTGTCAGCGGTGTCGCCACCCGGATCCGTGTCCGCCCCGGACGTTCCGTGACGATCGCCGGCACCGTCATCGACCTGCGGAATGTCTGCAGCGTCACGGGCCGCACGTGCTCATCGGTCAGCCCGATGTTTCGGCGGGCCTGTGCGGAGAGATCCAATGACTCTTCTTCCGAGTGACCGGCATGGTCACCGTGGTCGTGCCCATGATCGTCATGTGATTCATCGACACCATGACCGTGACCGTGGCCTCCGACGGGTGCGGTCCGGCGGGAGGCCACAGCTCCTTCCACCCACTGGTTCAGCTGGGGCCACCATCGGGGAAATGTCAGGGCCGCCACGGCAACCACACCGATGGTCAAAGCGATCCGGCTCCACTTCCAGATCGCCGATTGA
This region includes:
- a CDS encoding efflux RND transporter permease subunit; amino-acid sequence: MLNAVIRFALRQRLLVIALAVFLMGYGTWQATQSDIDVFPDLNRPRVVVMTEAPGLAPEEVETLITFPIETTLNGANGVQAVRSSSGVGISVVYVEFDWGTDIYTDRQIVTERLQLVQERMPPGVRPQLAPVSSIMGQILMLGMWSEGNETPPIELRTLADWVVRQRLLTIPGVAQVFTMGGGRKQFQVLVDPDALLQYGVTLEQVRHAVIDSNENAAGGYLDQQGPNELLVRALGRVQTIEDLRKVTVTIRNGRPVALEQIARVVEDAQVKRGDSAAFLRQEDGTFSGGDAVVLTINKQPGADTREVSDAVLEAIEELRPTLPDDIRIVPTYAQKSFIDRAIDNVVEALRDGAILVVIVLFLFLMNIRTTFITLTAIPLSLVMTAIVFRMFGLSINTMTLGGLAVAIGELVDDAIVDVENIFRRLKENRAAGNPKPPLLVVFQASTEVRKSIVFGTMIVILVFIPLFALTGMEGRLFAPLGVAYIVSILSSLLVSLTVTPVLSYWLLNRGRSEGEERDSFVLRGLKWVADKVIRFSLALPGLNLAVTVGAVGLAGVFLFNLERDFLPPFNEGSVQLNVILPPGTSLATSNSINRTVEDRLREIEDITGFVRRTGRAEQDEHAEPVSNSEYILELDPESPRSREAQLEEIREAMADIPGIVTAVEQPIAHLISHMLSGVKAQIGIKIYGDDLDILRREARKFEVAMQEIPGVTDLLVEPQVIIPQLRIQLDRDALLLNGLTPADVNAFIETAMNGQVVSEVLVGQRTFDLLLRLDEKYREDLEVLRQLNIELPDGGRVPLESVARIYEAGGPNTINRENVRRRIVIQCNVSDRGVVDVVQDIQRRVAPLVAELPTSYFVEYGGQFESQQSATRVIAVLFAVSLIGVFLVLFTMFRSVNLSLQVMAALPMAFIGSVAALVVTGQTLTVAAMVGFISLAGIASRNGILLLNHYLHLVRYEGEDWTKEMIVRAGLERLAPVLMTALTSGIGLVPLVLASGEPGKEILYPVATVILGGLVSSTLLDFFVHPALFWLFGLKEAQRVVSESREEVPLVEHDEEPGHTGEVTEAVVSQGTA
- a CDS encoding efflux RND transporter periplasmic adaptor subunit, with the protein product MNITNQSAIWKWSRIALTIGVVAVAALTFPRWWPQLNQWVEGAVASRRTAPVGGHGHGHGVDESHDDHGHDHGDHAGHSEEESLDLSAQARRNIGLTDEHVRPVTLQTFRRSMTVPAIVTERPGRTRIRVATPLTGLVTRIHAVQGEAVQPGTLLFDIRLTHEDLVQTQTEFLQALGELDVELREIARLKEVSQSGAVPGRLILERQYAKEKLEAQLTAQREALRLHGLSDRQVEEVEETRRLLRELHIAVPEPQKPDNGELQLSNRRIQPVAYVQNGADATESSDSMPPLVLQELMVHRGQAVTAGEDLCVVADYDELYIEGQAFERDAAAIARAQQQDWTVTAEFESTDGGGTVGGLEIAFLSNEVDADSRTLAFYVNLPNEIIRDKVNRRDQRFISWQYRPGQRLKLHVPVEEWENEIVVPVEAVAHEGAEYYVFQENGGHFDRVAVHVKYRDRNSVVIANDGSIFPGDVIAMRGAHQMQMALKNKAGGAIDPHAGHSH